Proteins from a genomic interval of Hypomesus transpacificus isolate Combined female unplaced genomic scaffold, fHypTra1 scaffold_84, whole genome shotgun sequence:
- the sbno1 gene encoding protein strawberry notch homolog 1 isoform X2, whose amino-acid sequence MMDPGQDLLLAALSESGICANDLFDFEPQDAAQSSPLQQSISINALDVGLGAEAVGAVRTETSLQPTHTVTIRHKPQPSTTTFVLNQLNQLPSLGTVVVTKPSTTSTPRHTITVTKVVHTTPSALHGSTSTSSSSMPRPSMVPSREQIQLKDLLRQSGVKSSSLVELMKLKPPPDIAQPVATATSTGTKIILVTTKMITKPAELNNGVKKEAMMGRDMARIWVNEDAKGRSFSPTLKLPGMKEEDEPEEEDEEELGHAETYAEYMPMKLRIGLRHPDPVVETSSLSSVNPPNVWYRLSIPEETIDRGWLSALQLEAVTYAAQQHETFLPNGDRASYLIGDGAGVGKGRTIAGIIYENYLLGRKRSLWFSVSNDLKYDAERDLRDIGAKNIQVHSLNKFKYGKISSKHNGSVKKGVIFATYSSLIGESQSGGKYKTRFKQLLHWCGEDFDGVIVYDECHKAKNVCPIGSSKPTKTGLAVLELQNKLPKARVVYASATGASEPRNMAYMNRLGIWGEGTPFKEFSNFIQAVERRGVGAMEIVAMDMKLRGMYIARQLSFTGVTFKIEEVPLTQHYIKMYNKSVRLWVSAREKFQQAANLMDAEQRMKKSMWGQFWSAHQRFFKYLCIASKVRRVVQLAREEVKNGKCVVIGLQSTGEARTLEALEEGGGELNDFVSTAKGVLQSLVEKHFPAPDRQKLFSLLGIDLSAKKTPSPIETTAVQKGKKRKGPGAEVRKQVKKPRRSGGLSGSSSDDSQSEESEKEAESDDSFKSVSSGEDDDDFNPFRDESSEDEEDDPWLIRKEPKKGKEKKSKKKKKKKSIDPDSIHSALLASGLGSNRPAFTAPAVKTPSTPATVKAESEDGCVTSQDAVEDAQHMKKDLLDQLEKLAADLPPNTLDELIDELGGPENVAEMTGRKGRVVSNDDGSISYESRSELDVPVEILNLTEKQRFMDGEKNIAIISEAASSGISLQADRRVKNQRRRVHMTLELPWSADRAIQQFGRTHRSNQVTAPEYVFLISELAGEQRFASIVAKRLESLGALTHGDRRATETRDLSRFNFDNKYGRNALEIVMKSIVNLDSPLVSPPADFDGDFFKEICNGLIGVGLINVEDRSRILSLDKDYNNIGKFLNRILGMEVQQQNALFQYFSDTLGAVILDAKKNGRYDMGILDLGSGDEKVRKVEAKKFLTPGYSTSGHVELYTVSVERGMSWEEATHAWADQSGADDGFYVQVRNNKKTAILVKEVNTKKRLFLVYRPNTGKQLKLETYIDIKKKCKKVLSDDAKQHWIDQYKSSAKICSHAYWRGNCRKASVGLQCEIGLRCRTYYVLCGSVLSVWTKVEGVLASVSGTNVKMQIVRLRTEDGQRIVGLIIPANCVSPLTNILSSSDQSQQLAVQQQQKWQQLHPQSLSHVANT is encoded by the exons ATGATGGATCCTGGACAGGATTTACTCCTTGCTGCTTTGAGCGAGAGCGGCATCTGCGCAAACGATCTGTTCGACTTTGAACCTCAGGATGCGGCccagtcctctcccctccagcag TCCATCTCCATTAATGCCCTGGATGTTGGTTTGGGGGCCGAGGCAGTGGGAGCTGTTAGAACAGAGACGTCACTTCAACCTACTCACACAGTCACCATAAGG CACAAGCCCCAGCCCTCAACCACTACATTTGTCTTAAATCAACTGAATCAGTTGCCATCTCTGGGAACGGTTGTCGTGACCAAACCGTCGACCACAAGCACCCCCAGACACACCATCACCGTAACCAAGGTGGTTCACACCACCCCGTCAGCCCTGCATGGCTCCACGTcaacctccagctcctccatgccTCGCCCCTCCATGGTGCCCAGCAGAGAGCAG ATCCAGCTGAAGGACCTGCTGAGGCAGAGCGGGGTGAagagcagcagcctggtggagctgaTGAAGCTCAAGCCTCCGCCCGACATAGCCCAGCCCGTCGCCACTGCAACGTCCACGGGAACCA AAATAATTCTGGTCACGACAAAGATGATCACTAAACCAG CGGAACTGAACAACGGGGTGAAAAAGGAGGCGATGATGGGCCGAGACATGGCGCGAATCTGGGTGAATGAAGACGCGAAGGGGCGGAGCTTCTCCCCGACCCTC AAACTACCCGGGATGAAAGAGGAGGACGAGcccgaggaggaggatgaggaagagctgGGTCACGCTGAGACGTACGCAGAGTACATGCCCATGAAAT tgaggATCGGCCTGAGGCATCCGGACCCTGTGGTGGAGACCAGCTCCCTGTCCAGCGTGAACCCTCCCAACGTGTGGTACCGCCTCTCCATCCCAGAGGAGACCATCGACCGAGGctggctctctgctctgcaGCTGGAGGCCGTCACGTACGCTGCCCAG CAACACGAGACATTCCTGCCCAATGGGGATCGAGCGTCGTATCTCATTGGCGACGGAGCTGGCGTGGGGAAGGGCAGGACCATTGCTGGGATCATCTACGAGAACTACCTCCTAGGCAGGAAGAGGTCACTCTG GTTCAGTGTTTCCAACGACCTGAAGTACGACGCTGAGAGGGATCTGAGAGATATCGGAGCGAAGAACATCCAGGTCCATTCACTGAATAAG TTCAAGTATGGGAAGATCTCCTCCAAACACAATGGGAGCGTGAAGAAGGGGGTGATCTTCGCCACCTATTCGTCCCTCATCGGGGAGAGCCAGTCTGGGGGAAAGTATAAGACCAGGTTCAAACAGCTCCTCCACTGGTGTGGGGAGGACTTTGACGGAGTT ATTGTCTATGATGAGTGTCACAAAGCCAAAAATGTGTGTCCAATCGGGTCGTCCAAGCCCACTAAGACTGGCCTGGCAGTCCTGGAGCTGCAAAACAAACTTCCCAAAGCACGCGTGGTGTATGCCAGCGCCACAG GGGCTTCTGAGCCTCGCAACATGGCCTACATGAACCGTCTGGGCATCTGGGGGGAGGGAACGCCCTTCAAAGAATTCAGCAACTTCATCCAGGCTGTGGAGCGCAG AGGTGTCGGTGCCATGGAGATAGTTGCCATGGATATGAAGCTGCGGGGCATGTACATCGCGAGGCAGCTGAGCTTCACCGGAGTGACGTTCAAGATTGAGGAAGTTCCGCTGACGCAGCATTACATCAAGATGTACAACAAGTCCGTGCGTCTG tgggtGAGCGCACGCGAGAAATTCCAGCAGGCGGCTAACCTGATGGACGCCGAGCAGCGCATGAAGAAGTCCATGTGGGGCCAGTTCTGGTCAGCCCACCAGCGCTTCTTCAAGTACCTCTGCATCGCCTCCAAGGTCCGTAGGGTGGTGCAGCtggccagggaggaggtgaagaacGGCAAG tgtgtggtcATCGGGCTGCAGTCCACAGGAGAGGCTCGGACTctggaggccctggaggagggaggcggagaGCTCAACGACTTTGTGTCCACAGCCAA AGGCGTGCTGCAGTCTCTGGTTGAGAAGCACTTCCCGGCTCCAGACAGGCAGAAGCTGTTCAGCCTACTGGGGATAGACCTCTCGGCCAAGAAGACCCCCTCTCCCATCGAGACCACAGCGGTGCAGAAGGGCAAGAAGAGGAAAG GTCCAGGTGCGGAGGTGAGGAAGCAGGTGAAGAAGCCTCGCAGGTCGGGGGGGCTGTCCGGCAGCAGCTCAGACGACAGCCAATCGGAAGAGTCGGAGAAAGAGGCGGAGAGCGACGACAGCTTCAAGTCGGTCAGCTCAGGGGAGGACGATGACGACTTTAACCCCTTCAGGGACGAGTCCAGCGAGGACGAGGAAGATG ATCCCTGGCTCATCAGAAAAGAGCCCAAAAAGGGCAAAGAGAAGAAaagcaagaagaagaagaagaagaaaagcatCGACCCAGACTCTATCCACAGCGCCCTGCTGGCCTCCGGCCTCGGCTCAAACAGGCCTGCCTTCACTGCCCCGGCTGTGAAGACCCCCAGCACGCCCGCCACAG TGAAGGCGGAGAGCGAGGACGGCTGCGTGACGAGCCAGGACGCGGTGGAGGACGCCCAGCACATGAAGAAGGATCTCCTGGACCAGCTGGAGAAGCTGGCTGCTGACCTGCCCCCCAACACCCTGGACGAACTCATCGACGAGCTGGGGGGGCCGGAGAACGTGGCCGAG ATGACGGGTCGTAAAGGCCGGGTGGTCAGCAACGACGACGGCAGCATCTCCTACGAGTCTCGCTCGGAGCTGGACGTCCCCGTGGAGATCCTCAACCTCACAGAGAAGCAGAGGTTCATGGACGGAGAGAAG aacaTTGCCATCATCTCGGAGGCGGCCAGCTCTGGGATCTCCCTGCAGGCTGACAGGCGGGTCAAGAACCAGCGGCGCCGAGTCCACATGACCCTGGAGCTGCCCTGGAGTGCGGACCGAGCCATCCAGCAGTTTG GGAGAACCCACCGGTCGAATCAAGTCACCGCTCCAGAGTATGTCTTCCTGATATCCGAGCTGGCAGGAGAGCAGAGGTTTGCATCCATCGTGGCCAAAAGACTGGAGAGCTTG GGAGCCCTCACTCATGGAGACCGAAGAGCCACTGAAACTAGAGACCTGAGCAGGTTCAACTTTGACAACAAA TATGGCAGAAATGCTCTGGAAATAGTGATGAAGTCCATTGTAAACCTCGACTCTCCGCTGGTCTCTCCACCTGCTGACTTTGACGGGGATTTCTTCAAAG aAATTTGCAACGGACTCATAGGTGTTGGGCTGATAAATGTGGAAGACAGATCCAGAATCCTGTCATTAGATAAAG ACTACAACAACATCGGGAAGTTCCTGAACCGGATCCTGGGTATGGAGGTGCAGCAGCAGAACGCCTTGTTCCAGTACTTTTCCGACACGCTGGGGGCCGTTATACTGGACGCCAAGAAGAACGGCCGATACGACATGGGGATCCTGG atttgggTTCTGGGGATGAGAAGGTGAGGAAGGTAGAGGCCAAGAAGTTCCTAACCCCAGGCTACTCCACGTCAGGACACGTCGAGCTGTACACG GTGAGTGTGGAGAGAGGTATGTCCTGGGAGGAAGCCACCCACGCCTGGGCAGACCAGAGCGGAGCCGACGACGGCTTCTATGTGCAG GTGAGGAACAACAAGAAGACGGCCATCTTGGTAAAGGAGGTGAACACCAAGAAGAGACTGTTCCTGGTGTACAGGCCCAACACCGGAAAACAGCTCAAACTGGAGACCTACATTGACATCAAGAAGAAGTGTAAAAAG GTCTTGTCGGATGACGCCAAGCAGCATTGGATAGACCAGTACAAGTCTTCCGCAAAGATCTGCTCTCACGCTTATTG GCGAGGGAACTGCAGGAAGGCGTCCGTGGGCCTGCAGTGTGAGATAGGGCTGAGGTGCAGGACGTACTACGTGCTGTGTGGCTCGGTGCTCAGCGTGTGGACCAAGGTGGAGGGGGTCCTGGCGTCTGTGAGCGGCACCAACGTCAAGATGCAAATCGTTCGTCTCAGGACGGAGGACGGACAGAGGATAGTAG GTCTTATCATTCCAGCAAACTGCGTGTCCCCCCTGACCAACATCCTGTCGTCCTCCGACCAATCCCAGCAGCTGGcagtccagcagcagcagaagtGGCAACAGCTCCACCCTCAGAGTCTGAGCCACGTCGCCAACACATAG
- the sbno1 gene encoding protein strawberry notch homolog 1 isoform X1, protein MMDPGQDLLLAALSESGICANDLFDFEPQDAAQSSPLQQSISINALDVGLGAEAVGAVRTETSLQPTHTVTIRHKPQPSTTTFVLNQLNQLPSLGTVVVTKPSTTSTPRHTITVTKVVHTTPSALHGSTSTSSSSMPRPSMVPSREQIQLKDLLRQSGVKSSSLVELMKLKPPPDIAQPVATATSTGTKIILVTTKMITKPAELNNGVKKEAMMGRDMARIWVNEDAKGRSFSPTLKLPGMKEEDEPEEEDEEELGHAETYAEYMPMKLRIGLRHPDPVVETSSLSSVNPPNVWYRLSIPEETIDRGWLSALQLEAVTYAAQQHETFLPNGDRASYLIGDGAGVGKGRTIAGIIYENYLLGRKRSLWFSVSNDLKYDAERDLRDIGAKNIQVHSLNKFKYGKISSKHNGSVKKGVIFATYSSLIGESQSGGKYKTRFKQLLHWCGEDFDGVIVYDECHKAKNVCPIGSSKPTKTGLAVLELQNKLPKARVVYASATGASEPRNMAYMNRLGIWGEGTPFKEFSNFIQAVERRGVGAMEIVAMDMKLRGMYIARQLSFTGVTFKIEEVPLTQHYIKMYNKSVRLWVSAREKFQQAANLMDAEQRMKKSMWGQFWSAHQRFFKYLCIASKVRRVVQLAREEVKNGKCVVIGLQSTGEARTLEALEEGGGELNDFVSTAKGVLQSLVEKHFPAPDRQKLFSLLGIDLSAKKTPSPIETTAVQKGKKRKGPGAEVRKQVKKPRRSGGLSGSSSDDSQSEESEKEAESDDSFKSVSSGEDDDDFNPFRDESSEDEEDDPWLIRKEPKKGKEKKSKKKKKKKSIDPDSIHSALLASGLGSNRPAFTAPAVKTPSTPATVKAERANFLLSTVKAESEDGCVTSQDAVEDAQHMKKDLLDQLEKLAADLPPNTLDELIDELGGPENVAEMTGRKGRVVSNDDGSISYESRSELDVPVEILNLTEKQRFMDGEKNIAIISEAASSGISLQADRRVKNQRRRVHMTLELPWSADRAIQQFGRTHRSNQVTAPEYVFLISELAGEQRFASIVAKRLESLGALTHGDRRATETRDLSRFNFDNKYGRNALEIVMKSIVNLDSPLVSPPADFDGDFFKEICNGLIGVGLINVEDRSRILSLDKDYNNIGKFLNRILGMEVQQQNALFQYFSDTLGAVILDAKKNGRYDMGILDLGSGDEKVRKVEAKKFLTPGYSTSGHVELYTVSVERGMSWEEATHAWADQSGADDGFYVQVRNNKKTAILVKEVNTKKRLFLVYRPNTGKQLKLETYIDIKKKCKKVLSDDAKQHWIDQYKSSAKICSHAYWRGNCRKASVGLQCEIGLRCRTYYVLCGSVLSVWTKVEGVLASVSGTNVKMQIVRLRTEDGQRIVGLIIPANCVSPLTNILSSSDQSQQLAVQQQQKWQQLHPQSLSHVANT, encoded by the exons ATGATGGATCCTGGACAGGATTTACTCCTTGCTGCTTTGAGCGAGAGCGGCATCTGCGCAAACGATCTGTTCGACTTTGAACCTCAGGATGCGGCccagtcctctcccctccagcag TCCATCTCCATTAATGCCCTGGATGTTGGTTTGGGGGCCGAGGCAGTGGGAGCTGTTAGAACAGAGACGTCACTTCAACCTACTCACACAGTCACCATAAGG CACAAGCCCCAGCCCTCAACCACTACATTTGTCTTAAATCAACTGAATCAGTTGCCATCTCTGGGAACGGTTGTCGTGACCAAACCGTCGACCACAAGCACCCCCAGACACACCATCACCGTAACCAAGGTGGTTCACACCACCCCGTCAGCCCTGCATGGCTCCACGTcaacctccagctcctccatgccTCGCCCCTCCATGGTGCCCAGCAGAGAGCAG ATCCAGCTGAAGGACCTGCTGAGGCAGAGCGGGGTGAagagcagcagcctggtggagctgaTGAAGCTCAAGCCTCCGCCCGACATAGCCCAGCCCGTCGCCACTGCAACGTCCACGGGAACCA AAATAATTCTGGTCACGACAAAGATGATCACTAAACCAG CGGAACTGAACAACGGGGTGAAAAAGGAGGCGATGATGGGCCGAGACATGGCGCGAATCTGGGTGAATGAAGACGCGAAGGGGCGGAGCTTCTCCCCGACCCTC AAACTACCCGGGATGAAAGAGGAGGACGAGcccgaggaggaggatgaggaagagctgGGTCACGCTGAGACGTACGCAGAGTACATGCCCATGAAAT tgaggATCGGCCTGAGGCATCCGGACCCTGTGGTGGAGACCAGCTCCCTGTCCAGCGTGAACCCTCCCAACGTGTGGTACCGCCTCTCCATCCCAGAGGAGACCATCGACCGAGGctggctctctgctctgcaGCTGGAGGCCGTCACGTACGCTGCCCAG CAACACGAGACATTCCTGCCCAATGGGGATCGAGCGTCGTATCTCATTGGCGACGGAGCTGGCGTGGGGAAGGGCAGGACCATTGCTGGGATCATCTACGAGAACTACCTCCTAGGCAGGAAGAGGTCACTCTG GTTCAGTGTTTCCAACGACCTGAAGTACGACGCTGAGAGGGATCTGAGAGATATCGGAGCGAAGAACATCCAGGTCCATTCACTGAATAAG TTCAAGTATGGGAAGATCTCCTCCAAACACAATGGGAGCGTGAAGAAGGGGGTGATCTTCGCCACCTATTCGTCCCTCATCGGGGAGAGCCAGTCTGGGGGAAAGTATAAGACCAGGTTCAAACAGCTCCTCCACTGGTGTGGGGAGGACTTTGACGGAGTT ATTGTCTATGATGAGTGTCACAAAGCCAAAAATGTGTGTCCAATCGGGTCGTCCAAGCCCACTAAGACTGGCCTGGCAGTCCTGGAGCTGCAAAACAAACTTCCCAAAGCACGCGTGGTGTATGCCAGCGCCACAG GGGCTTCTGAGCCTCGCAACATGGCCTACATGAACCGTCTGGGCATCTGGGGGGAGGGAACGCCCTTCAAAGAATTCAGCAACTTCATCCAGGCTGTGGAGCGCAG AGGTGTCGGTGCCATGGAGATAGTTGCCATGGATATGAAGCTGCGGGGCATGTACATCGCGAGGCAGCTGAGCTTCACCGGAGTGACGTTCAAGATTGAGGAAGTTCCGCTGACGCAGCATTACATCAAGATGTACAACAAGTCCGTGCGTCTG tgggtGAGCGCACGCGAGAAATTCCAGCAGGCGGCTAACCTGATGGACGCCGAGCAGCGCATGAAGAAGTCCATGTGGGGCCAGTTCTGGTCAGCCCACCAGCGCTTCTTCAAGTACCTCTGCATCGCCTCCAAGGTCCGTAGGGTGGTGCAGCtggccagggaggaggtgaagaacGGCAAG tgtgtggtcATCGGGCTGCAGTCCACAGGAGAGGCTCGGACTctggaggccctggaggagggaggcggagaGCTCAACGACTTTGTGTCCACAGCCAA AGGCGTGCTGCAGTCTCTGGTTGAGAAGCACTTCCCGGCTCCAGACAGGCAGAAGCTGTTCAGCCTACTGGGGATAGACCTCTCGGCCAAGAAGACCCCCTCTCCCATCGAGACCACAGCGGTGCAGAAGGGCAAGAAGAGGAAAG GTCCAGGTGCGGAGGTGAGGAAGCAGGTGAAGAAGCCTCGCAGGTCGGGGGGGCTGTCCGGCAGCAGCTCAGACGACAGCCAATCGGAAGAGTCGGAGAAAGAGGCGGAGAGCGACGACAGCTTCAAGTCGGTCAGCTCAGGGGAGGACGATGACGACTTTAACCCCTTCAGGGACGAGTCCAGCGAGGACGAGGAAGATG ATCCCTGGCTCATCAGAAAAGAGCCCAAAAAGGGCAAAGAGAAGAAaagcaagaagaagaagaagaagaaaagcatCGACCCAGACTCTATCCACAGCGCCCTGCTGGCCTCCGGCCTCGGCTCAAACAGGCCTGCCTTCACTGCCCCGGCTGTGAAGACCCCCAGCACGCCCGCCACAG tgaaggcagagagagctAACTTCCTGCTCTCCACAGTGAAGGCGGAGAGCGAGGACGGCTGCGTGACGAGCCAGGACGCGGTGGAGGACGCCCAGCACATGAAGAAGGATCTCCTGGACCAGCTGGAGAAGCTGGCTGCTGACCTGCCCCCCAACACCCTGGACGAACTCATCGACGAGCTGGGGGGGCCGGAGAACGTGGCCGAG ATGACGGGTCGTAAAGGCCGGGTGGTCAGCAACGACGACGGCAGCATCTCCTACGAGTCTCGCTCGGAGCTGGACGTCCCCGTGGAGATCCTCAACCTCACAGAGAAGCAGAGGTTCATGGACGGAGAGAAG aacaTTGCCATCATCTCGGAGGCGGCCAGCTCTGGGATCTCCCTGCAGGCTGACAGGCGGGTCAAGAACCAGCGGCGCCGAGTCCACATGACCCTGGAGCTGCCCTGGAGTGCGGACCGAGCCATCCAGCAGTTTG GGAGAACCCACCGGTCGAATCAAGTCACCGCTCCAGAGTATGTCTTCCTGATATCCGAGCTGGCAGGAGAGCAGAGGTTTGCATCCATCGTGGCCAAAAGACTGGAGAGCTTG GGAGCCCTCACTCATGGAGACCGAAGAGCCACTGAAACTAGAGACCTGAGCAGGTTCAACTTTGACAACAAA TATGGCAGAAATGCTCTGGAAATAGTGATGAAGTCCATTGTAAACCTCGACTCTCCGCTGGTCTCTCCACCTGCTGACTTTGACGGGGATTTCTTCAAAG aAATTTGCAACGGACTCATAGGTGTTGGGCTGATAAATGTGGAAGACAGATCCAGAATCCTGTCATTAGATAAAG ACTACAACAACATCGGGAAGTTCCTGAACCGGATCCTGGGTATGGAGGTGCAGCAGCAGAACGCCTTGTTCCAGTACTTTTCCGACACGCTGGGGGCCGTTATACTGGACGCCAAGAAGAACGGCCGATACGACATGGGGATCCTGG atttgggTTCTGGGGATGAGAAGGTGAGGAAGGTAGAGGCCAAGAAGTTCCTAACCCCAGGCTACTCCACGTCAGGACACGTCGAGCTGTACACG GTGAGTGTGGAGAGAGGTATGTCCTGGGAGGAAGCCACCCACGCCTGGGCAGACCAGAGCGGAGCCGACGACGGCTTCTATGTGCAG GTGAGGAACAACAAGAAGACGGCCATCTTGGTAAAGGAGGTGAACACCAAGAAGAGACTGTTCCTGGTGTACAGGCCCAACACCGGAAAACAGCTCAAACTGGAGACCTACATTGACATCAAGAAGAAGTGTAAAAAG GTCTTGTCGGATGACGCCAAGCAGCATTGGATAGACCAGTACAAGTCTTCCGCAAAGATCTGCTCTCACGCTTATTG GCGAGGGAACTGCAGGAAGGCGTCCGTGGGCCTGCAGTGTGAGATAGGGCTGAGGTGCAGGACGTACTACGTGCTGTGTGGCTCGGTGCTCAGCGTGTGGACCAAGGTGGAGGGGGTCCTGGCGTCTGTGAGCGGCACCAACGTCAAGATGCAAATCGTTCGTCTCAGGACGGAGGACGGACAGAGGATAGTAG GTCTTATCATTCCAGCAAACTGCGTGTCCCCCCTGACCAACATCCTGTCGTCCTCCGACCAATCCCAGCAGCTGGcagtccagcagcagcagaagtGGCAACAGCTCCACCCTCAGAGTCTGAGCCACGTCGCCAACACATAG